Proteins encoded together in one Terriglobus saanensis SP1PR4 window:
- a CDS encoding ThuA domain-containing protein, producing the protein MRRLLKLSTLFCLVLFAGFTLPSYAQKGQPPSHTKPTHVLRVLVIGQTKGFEHDSVSDAMSAILQMGEETGLWETIIRTDTELLTKKKLDKNAKNLDYFDAVVFASTTGELDMDAQQKADLLSFVHEDGKGFVGIHAALDTNYKWPEYGEMIGGYFDQHPWFTFNAPILNEGGDFPATRHFPAAFTKYDEIYQPMTWSRDKVNVLLSLDASKLDYADNPRIHRADRDFAVAWSKMYGKGRVFYSTLGHTQEAWKDPEIRKMYLEAIKWSMGLTEGSTATHARLTTNSH; encoded by the coding sequence TTGCGACGTCTTCTGAAGCTCAGCACGCTGTTCTGCCTGGTTCTCTTTGCCGGATTCACCTTGCCTTCCTATGCACAGAAGGGCCAGCCCCCTTCTCACACGAAACCGACGCACGTGCTGCGCGTTCTGGTGATTGGGCAGACGAAGGGATTCGAGCATGATTCCGTTTCGGACGCGATGTCCGCCATTCTGCAGATGGGTGAAGAGACGGGTCTGTGGGAGACGATCATCCGTACAGACACGGAGCTGCTGACGAAGAAAAAGCTCGACAAGAATGCAAAGAACCTCGACTACTTCGACGCGGTAGTCTTTGCCAGCACGACGGGCGAGCTGGACATGGATGCGCAGCAGAAGGCCGACCTGCTCTCCTTCGTCCATGAAGATGGCAAAGGATTTGTAGGTATTCACGCTGCGCTGGACACGAACTACAAGTGGCCGGAATACGGTGAGATGATCGGCGGGTACTTCGACCAGCATCCGTGGTTCACCTTCAATGCACCCATCCTGAACGAGGGTGGAGACTTTCCCGCGACACGCCACTTCCCTGCCGCGTTTACGAAGTACGACGAGATCTATCAGCCGATGACGTGGTCGCGCGACAAGGTGAATGTTCTGCTGAGCCTGGATGCGTCGAAGCTGGACTACGCCGACAATCCTCGGATTCATCGAGCGGATCGCGACTTTGCCGTGGCGTGGTCCAAGATGTACGGAAAGGGCCGCGTCTTCTACTCCACGCTGGGACATACGCAGGAGGCGTGGAAAGACCCCGAAATTCGTAAAATGTACCTTGAAGCGATCAAGTGGTCGATGGGTCTAACTGAAGGCAGCACGGCGACACACGCACGGCTCACCACTAACTCGCACTAA